Proteins from a genomic interval of Paracholeplasma manati:
- a CDS encoding sensor domain-containing diguanylate cyclase/phosphohydrolase: protein MYKNIYERLFEESSLGFVHNKMIFDEQHRAIDFIILNVNQAYLDQMNATREQLVGKRVSLFSSETNTHLGNWIQSYEKVFTTDETVEFIQYSSLLRKTYFVKAFKISDDEFVASIDLYDSYKQTYESAKMEQNLILNAIAEGIIVVSNDYLITHINSSANHILGHDNDLSLLGKDIFEVLFQDAQASKRTQFKDVVPYLPLYNRVTQLRKNDGTWLDVSLSILPKAGRNSEIGFVISFQDISQLQGLKRDLQQSEHTKQILVDHLPGMIYRCKMDENWTMTFISEGIKTLTGYDVNEVIDNNIIAFNDIIHPNYRELLQDTWQEIIDQKSIFEKEYMIITKEGKNKWVYEQGKPIYDETGNVIALEGIIIDLNKRRERDLEIEHMIYHDQLTGLKNRLYFDETLTSLDDEQAYPFGVLIANIDNMKMINDNFGRTAGDQVILDFAGILRAYEKKNFIVARTGGDEFSIILKNTPSLETYEIMLEIQDKAKTFTYDGPNGLQYQMTVSCGYETKLDHESSIKDIIRSAEDFMHRRKLLAHSRSNRDSLSSIKATMVANSQETQDHMERMGEIALKVGVKLGLKQTTMDDLYLLAMLHDIGKIGVPFHIINKPGPLTDDEWEVMKKHPLIGYQIAISSVDLKPIAEGILNHHERYDGKGYPNQVKGRDIPLIARIVSIIDAYDAITQDRPYRPKKSHEAAIEEIKKHAGTQFDPDIVDIFVKVFE, encoded by the coding sequence GTGTATAAAAATATTTATGAAAGACTCTTTGAAGAGTCAAGTTTAGGATTTGTTCATAACAAAATGATTTTTGATGAACAGCACCGTGCCATTGATTTTATCATCTTAAATGTCAATCAAGCATATCTCGATCAAATGAACGCGACACGTGAACAACTGGTTGGTAAACGTGTCAGTCTATTCTCTTCAGAAACCAATACCCATTTAGGCAATTGGATTCAATCGTATGAAAAAGTGTTTACGACCGATGAAACAGTCGAATTTATTCAATACTCATCGCTCTTACGCAAAACTTATTTCGTCAAAGCGTTTAAGATCAGTGACGATGAGTTTGTCGCGAGTATCGATTTATACGATTCATACAAACAAACGTATGAAAGCGCGAAGATGGAACAAAACCTCATCTTAAATGCGATCGCAGAAGGGATCATCGTTGTTTCAAATGACTATCTCATCACACACATCAATTCGAGTGCCAATCACATCTTAGGACACGACAATGATTTGTCCTTATTGGGTAAAGATATCTTTGAGGTATTATTTCAAGATGCTCAAGCATCTAAACGAACGCAATTTAAAGATGTTGTTCCCTATTTACCACTATACAATCGGGTGACACAACTGCGTAAAAACGATGGTACTTGGCTCGATGTCTCCTTGTCCATTCTACCTAAAGCTGGTAGAAATTCAGAGATTGGTTTTGTCATTTCGTTTCAAGACATCTCTCAGCTACAAGGTTTAAAGCGAGACTTACAACAAAGTGAACATACCAAACAAATTCTAGTAGACCATTTACCCGGCATGATTTATCGTTGTAAGATGGATGAAAACTGGACGATGACTTTCATCAGTGAAGGGATTAAAACCCTCACAGGGTATGACGTCAATGAAGTCATCGATAACAATATCATCGCATTTAACGACATCATTCATCCCAATTATCGTGAGCTTTTACAAGATACCTGGCAAGAAATCATTGACCAAAAATCCATATTTGAAAAAGAATACATGATCATTACCAAAGAAGGCAAAAATAAATGGGTTTATGAACAAGGCAAACCCATCTATGATGAAACTGGAAACGTGATTGCTTTAGAGGGGATCATCATCGATTTAAATAAGCGTCGTGAACGCGATTTAGAAATCGAACACATGATATACCATGACCAGTTGACGGGTCTCAAAAATCGTCTCTATTTTGATGAAACATTGACGTCATTAGACGATGAACAAGCTTATCCATTTGGTGTTTTAATCGCGAACATCGATAACATGAAAATGATCAATGACAACTTTGGTCGAACTGCCGGTGACCAAGTCATCTTGGATTTCGCGGGTATTTTACGTGCTTATGAAAAGAAGAACTTCATCGTAGCCAGAACTGGTGGGGATGAGTTTTCGATCATCCTCAAAAACACACCAAGCCTTGAAACCTATGAAATCATGCTTGAGATTCAAGACAAAGCGAAAACATTTACCTATGATGGACCCAACGGATTACAGTATCAAATGACCGTATCTTGTGGCTATGAAACCAAGCTCGACCATGAATCGTCTATCAAAGACATCATCCGTAGTGCGGAAGACTTCATGCATAGACGTAAGTTACTTGCCCATAGCCGCTCCAATCGTGACTCTTTGTCATCGATTAAAGCGACGATGGTTGCGAACTCACAAGAAACTCAAGATCACATGGAACGCATGGGGGAAATCGCCCTTAAAGTTGGTGTGAAATTAGGCTTAAAACAAACCACGATGGATGACCTTTATTTACTCGCGATGTTACACGACATCGGTAAAATTGGGGTACCATTCCATATCATTAATAAACCAGGCCCACTCACCGATGACGAGTGGGAAGTCATGAAAAAACACCCACTCATTGGGTATCAAATCGCCATATCATCGGTCGATTTAAAACCGATTGCAGAAGGGATTTTGAATCACCACGAACGTTACGATGGTAAAGGTTATCCAAACCAAGTCAAAGGTAGAGACATTCCGCTAATAGCGCGAATTGTGTCGATCATTGACGCGTATGATGCCATTACCCAAGACCGCCCATATCGACCTAAAAAATCACATGAAGCGGCGATTGAAGAAATTAAAAAACATGCAGGGACTCAGTTTGACCCTGATATTGTAGATATATTTGTCAAAGTGTTTGAATAG
- a CDS encoding GGDEF domain-containing protein, whose product MDGLLKRIKVFLITFITLLSLLTIFGIYSPLSQTIEKEKRMNFITAAEIYRDSVQSFITISLQDANIIASNYDTKQMMKGYWEGNISQADITAYFTASFPTNMALFDYVVYAEIGTNNFPLSTYGSPVETYTYQDIIFDFYDHELIPLDTGYVLRVTYPVTMNFTNVGYLMIYFDLSSAVLSSDNITLNLYKNDSFIQSVYAEGKRLEVDGEIIYVHDEHVDYVGAFNGNQIFYVISMTNADLYGNTNSIVKYAILGLMLVIFLAFIVFNTSVYQKAGSIIQETNLLKDEITQIADIDSLTGAFSRSYFDRYAAAFEQRYADGWVASLIMIDFDNLKAINDTYGHLAGDTVLQNISKLIQESLRANDLFFRFGGDEFVVILEDCERELAEKIAKRLNVEIQKASESLPYVVSISYGISMLSHDSNLKKVIHEADVQMYLDKKQKNQKDYDLFDV is encoded by the coding sequence ATGGATGGTTTGTTAAAACGAATTAAAGTTTTTCTAATCACATTCATAACCCTCCTATCGCTTTTAACCATTTTTGGTATATATAGTCCGCTTTCACAGACCATTGAAAAAGAAAAACGTATGAACTTCATCACCGCAGCAGAAATCTACCGTGATTCCGTTCAATCGTTTATCACCATTTCATTGCAGGATGCGAATATCATCGCATCTAACTACGATACCAAACAAATGATGAAAGGCTATTGGGAAGGTAACATCTCACAAGCAGATATCACTGCTTATTTTACTGCGTCCTTTCCTACAAACATGGCTTTATTTGATTATGTGGTATACGCAGAAATCGGAACGAATAACTTTCCATTATCCACTTATGGTAGTCCGGTAGAAACCTACACCTATCAAGACATCATTTTTGACTTTTATGATCATGAACTCATCCCATTAGATACTGGCTACGTGCTTCGTGTGACCTATCCAGTCACCATGAATTTCACCAATGTCGGATATTTGATGATCTATTTTGATTTATCCAGTGCGGTGTTGTCCAGTGATAACATCACCCTAAACTTATACAAAAATGACTCATTTATACAATCAGTGTACGCAGAAGGGAAAAGACTAGAGGTTGATGGTGAAATCATCTATGTCCATGATGAACATGTCGACTATGTGGGTGCGTTCAACGGGAATCAAATATTTTATGTCATTTCCATGACCAATGCCGATTTGTATGGTAACACCAACTCAATCGTTAAATACGCCATCCTCGGTTTGATGCTCGTTATATTTCTAGCGTTCATTGTGTTTAACACTTCCGTTTATCAAAAAGCTGGTTCAATCATCCAAGAAACCAACCTTTTAAAGGATGAAATCACGCAAATCGCGGATATAGACTCATTGACTGGTGCTTTTTCAAGAAGTTACTTTGACCGTTACGCAGCGGCGTTTGAACAACGCTATGCAGATGGCTGGGTAGCCAGCCTCATCATGATTGACTTTGATAACCTCAAAGCCATCAATGACACCTATGGTCACTTAGCTGGCGATACCGTTTTACAAAATATCTCTAAACTCATTCAAGAATCTTTACGTGCCAATGACTTGTTCTTTAGATTTGGTGGCGATGAATTTGTCGTCATTTTAGAAGACTGTGAACGTGAACTCGCCGAGAAGATTGCGAAAAGACTGAATGTAGAAATCCAAAAAGCTTCGGAATCCTTACCCTATGTCGTATCCATTTCCTATGGTATTTCCATGCTCTCACATGACAGCAATCTTAAAAAAGTCATTCATGAAGCGGATGTCCAAATGTATTTAGACAAAAAACAAAAAAATCAAAAAGATTATGACTTATTCGACGTTTAG
- a CDS encoding phosphotransferase enzyme family protein has protein sequence MEPQVKALFNESMLEVAKTLYPMDEGSLKLLGGFESFVYEYTLNQQRYILKFTHSSHRTRDQIDSEFDFVNHLYQQGARVSKPVTTRHGNYTHRIPADMGYFTLSSTEKAAGIRTKDLLTNPTLIDNYGQTIGAFHRSTMTYQPSFNIDRRFTWYDDSLILDARKYLDDTDLFILGELNSVIEAIKQIPMSLDNYGLIHTDIHAGNFLVDQDQNLTVFDFDDCAYFYFLSDIAIAIFYTVFFNPNRHEVAKPFIKALLKGYMKQHTLKKSDFLRIELFFKLRTLILYLALKRSTQPTDPFTQKYNSIYLEDLKQHKPFLNLDYDMLYEEVQKESMV, from the coding sequence ATGGAACCACAGGTAAAAGCCTTATTTAATGAATCGATGCTAGAGGTTGCGAAAACACTGTATCCAATGGATGAAGGGTCACTCAAACTATTGGGTGGATTTGAATCCTTTGTGTATGAATATACGCTCAACCAACAACGGTATATTTTAAAGTTCACACATAGTTCGCACCGTACCAGAGATCAAATCGATTCAGAGTTTGATTTTGTGAATCATTTATATCAACAGGGGGCACGGGTTTCTAAACCTGTCACCACTCGTCACGGCAACTATACGCATAGAATCCCTGCGGATATGGGTTATTTCACGTTGTCTTCAACCGAAAAAGCAGCAGGTATTCGAACCAAAGACTTACTGACTAACCCAACATTGATCGACAACTATGGTCAAACCATCGGGGCTTTTCATCGTTCGACCATGACTTATCAACCAAGTTTCAACATCGATCGACGATTCACCTGGTATGACGATTCATTGATTTTGGATGCGAGAAAGTATTTAGATGATACCGATTTATTTATATTGGGTGAACTGAATTCAGTCATCGAAGCGATCAAACAAATCCCGATGTCTTTAGACAATTACGGATTGATTCATACCGACATCCATGCCGGTAACTTTTTAGTCGATCAAGATCAAAATCTAACCGTGTTTGATTTTGATGATTGTGCCTATTTTTATTTCTTAAGTGATATCGCCATCGCGATCTTTTATACCGTCTTTTTCAATCCAAACCGTCATGAGGTTGCTAAACCTTTCATCAAAGCGTTGTTAAAAGGCTATATGAAACAACACACCTTAAAAAAATCCGATTTTTTACGAATCGAATTATTCTTTAAGCTAAGAACCCTCATTTTATATCTCGCACTCAAACGCAGTACTCAACCAACAGATCCTTTCACACAAAAATACAACAGCATTTACTTAGAAGACCTCAAACAGCACAAACCGTTTCTCAACCTAGATTACGATATGCTTTATGAAGAAGTTCAAAAAGAATCGATGGTATAA
- a CDS encoding glycoside hydrolase family 5 protein, whose translation MEHIRGVNLGGWFVLESWMRPALFEGLTGPDETHFMQNHKDPHQALDNHYQTFITEADFQYLKAHNITQVRLPVPWWFLGTDLYHRSKEHIDRAFEYANRYGIQILLDLHTAPGCQNGFDNGGITGVIDWPKDKKNIDQTIEVLKSLVSLYHENNAFVGIEVLNEPHSSIDIDIILDFYERSYQEIRKITQKLIVFHDAFRPKLGVWKTFFKNKDNVAFDLHLYHCFDERIVNGGELNHLKVVIEERHQMIQNLSKFVRVIVGEWSLGLRESKMDFKDPFSHDLFVRLLADLQLYVYNQAFGFYFWNYKIDRESHLNWDMRRMIDADLLPKNY comes from the coding sequence ATGGAACACATCAGAGGCGTCAATTTAGGTGGTTGGTTCGTCTTAGAATCTTGGATGAGACCAGCGTTATTCGAAGGATTAACCGGTCCGGATGAAACCCACTTTATGCAAAACCATAAAGATCCCCATCAAGCACTTGACAACCATTATCAAACCTTCATCACAGAAGCCGATTTCCAGTACCTTAAAGCACACAACATCACACAGGTAAGGCTACCTGTGCCATGGTGGTTTTTAGGTACCGATTTGTATCACCGTTCGAAAGAACACATCGATCGTGCGTTTGAATACGCCAATCGTTATGGGATTCAAATACTACTCGATTTACATACCGCACCTGGTTGTCAAAATGGCTTTGATAACGGTGGAATCACCGGTGTCATCGATTGGCCAAAAGACAAGAAAAATATCGATCAAACGATTGAAGTATTGAAATCGTTGGTGAGCCTTTATCATGAAAACAACGCCTTTGTTGGGATCGAAGTTTTAAATGAACCACACAGTTCAATCGATATTGATATCATCTTAGATTTCTATGAAAGAAGTTACCAAGAGATTCGAAAGATCACTCAAAAGCTTATTGTTTTCCATGACGCCTTTAGACCTAAGTTAGGTGTTTGGAAAACCTTCTTCAAAAACAAGGACAATGTCGCTTTTGACTTACACTTATACCACTGTTTTGATGAACGAATCGTCAACGGTGGCGAACTCAATCACCTTAAAGTGGTGATCGAAGAACGGCACCAAATGATTCAAAACCTCTCTAAGTTTGTCAGAGTCATTGTAGGCGAATGGTCGTTGGGTTTGAGAGAATCCAAGATGGATTTTAAGGATCCATTTTCCCATGACTTATTTGTCAGACTGTTAGCGGATTTACAACTGTATGTGTATAATCAAGCCTTTGGGTTCTATTTTTGGAACTACAAAATTGACCGTGAATCCCATTTGAATTGGGACATGAGACGCATGATTGATGCCGATTTATTACCTAAAAACTATTAA
- a CDS encoding DsrE family protein: MKALFHIDERHKWPLLSMNIKNLLQMSPVMNIAVVINSEAVELFIKSTVKLEPNVKYYLCENSIKTRNLNPNDVLPGTEIVKSGVYQIVLLQNQGYAYIKP, from the coding sequence ATGAAAGCACTGTTTCATATCGACGAAAGACACAAATGGCCATTATTATCGATGAATATCAAAAACTTATTACAAATGAGCCCAGTGATGAATATCGCTGTGGTCATCAATTCAGAAGCGGTTGAACTATTCATTAAATCTACTGTGAAGCTTGAACCTAATGTGAAATACTACTTATGTGAGAACTCTATAAAGACGAGAAATCTCAATCCAAACGATGTTTTACCAGGTACTGAAATCGTGAAGAGTGGTGTCTATCAGATTGTCTTATTACAAAATCAAGGTTATGCTTATATAAAACCGTAA
- a CDS encoding DNA cytosine methyltransferase — MHKLKLATVFSGIGSVEHALIKQSIPFETVFACDSGERYLNQTESEIKDDIHLNQIRDVKKHINNLYNKERKPNYVRETYFANYDIDDSRWYDDIRFIDGNKYINQVDLFVGGSPCQSFSIMGKRAGLDDTRGTLFYHFARLVNEIKPEVFIFENVPGMLTHDYGNTWDVIKGVFKQLDYNIKFEVMDAIDFGIPQRRKRLFVVGFRDKSIEFEFPKGQQNFEPITTFLEENNEIESHFYLGKKGFEFVTNPKYKNRAKILGDTIRTQKANQQFNWNGDFVFVPTASITNDQVKRRAYEGIYNNQHGYIRQLTNRECLNLMGYSSNFKIVVPKMQAYRQAGNSIVVNVMEALINEIMKVMK; from the coding sequence ATGCATAAACTAAAACTAGCAACTGTTTTCAGTGGAATTGGGTCAGTAGAACACGCATTAATAAAACAAAGCATACCATTTGAAACTGTTTTCGCTTGTGACTCAGGCGAAAGATATTTAAATCAAACTGAAAGTGAGATAAAAGACGATATCCATCTTAATCAAATTAGAGACGTCAAAAAGCATATTAATAACCTGTATAACAAAGAAAGAAAACCTAATTATGTACGTGAAACATATTTTGCCAACTATGACATTGATGATAGTAGATGGTACGATGACATTCGATTCATTGATGGTAACAAATACATAAATCAAGTTGATTTATTTGTAGGTGGGAGCCCTTGTCAAAGTTTCTCAATTATGGGAAAAAGAGCCGGTTTAGATGATACAAGAGGTACACTTTTCTATCATTTCGCACGTCTTGTAAATGAAATCAAACCCGAAGTGTTCATTTTTGAGAATGTACCAGGTATGCTAACGCATGATTATGGGAACACTTGGGATGTAATTAAAGGAGTATTTAAGCAACTGGACTACAATATTAAGTTTGAAGTTATGGATGCGATAGATTTCGGTATTCCTCAAAGGAGAAAAAGACTATTTGTTGTGGGATTTAGAGATAAATCAATAGAATTCGAGTTTCCGAAAGGTCAACAAAATTTTGAACCAATAACAACATTTTTGGAAGAAAACAATGAAATTGAATCCCATTTCTATTTAGGAAAAAAAGGATTTGAATTTGTAACAAATCCAAAATATAAAAATAGAGCTAAAATTCTAGGTGATACTATTAGAACACAAAAAGCAAATCAACAGTTTAATTGGAATGGTGATTTTGTTTTTGTACCTACTGCATCAATTACGAATGACCAAGTTAAAAGAAGAGCATATGAAGGTATTTACAATAATCAACATGGATACATTAGACAACTCACCAATAGAGAATGTTTGAACCTTATGGGATACAGCTCAAATTTTAAAATTGTCGTTCCCAAAATGCAAGCATATAGACAAGCTGGTAATTCTATTGTAGTCAATGTAATGGAAGCATTAATTAATGAAATTATGAAAGTGATGAAATAA
- a CDS encoding DNA cytosine methyltransferase has product MKKIKVATVFSGIGAFEFALKRLKIPNEIIFACDNGGRIIDYDYDKEIQIVKSLKNPLEKKKYVDELYKSNTRRHNFVKDSFLANYSMDENKFYEDIRLLDGNDFTDQVDILVGGSPCQSFSSVGYKKGLEDARGTLFFDFIRLINEIKPRIFIYENVRGIKNHDHGNTWEIMSGLFKDTGYKITSKLLNAKDFGVPQNRARMFVIGIKDQNDFSLDNINIDLKYKMQDFLIDHCSFGNFTYDKSGELVIHNNPGEIGSRYYLSEKIKKYVLKSGTKSFYQKPVINKEIARTILSTMGNCHRAGIDNYVDHDGQIRMLSEREALRLMGFTDDFRVVVSVAQMYKQAGNSIVVDVLIGIVRELFNQNIL; this is encoded by the coding sequence ATGAAAAAGATTAAAGTTGCAACAGTATTTAGTGGTATTGGTGCATTTGAATTTGCACTTAAACGATTGAAAATCCCAAATGAAATCATATTTGCTTGCGATAATGGTGGAAGAATCATTGATTATGATTATGATAAGGAAATACAAATTGTTAAATCACTTAAAAATCCGTTAGAAAAGAAAAAGTATGTAGACGAATTATATAAATCTAATACTAGGAGACATAACTTCGTGAAAGACTCGTTTTTAGCTAACTACTCCATGGATGAAAATAAATTTTACGAAGATATACGTTTACTGGATGGTAATGATTTTACTGATCAGGTCGACATTCTAGTTGGAGGTAGTCCATGTCAAAGTTTTTCCTCAGTAGGATATAAAAAAGGACTGGAAGATGCACGTGGGACACTGTTTTTCGACTTTATAAGACTCATTAATGAGATAAAACCTCGCATTTTTATTTATGAAAATGTAAGAGGTATAAAAAACCACGATCACGGAAATACATGGGAAATAATGTCTGGTTTATTTAAAGACACAGGGTATAAAATAACTTCTAAATTACTTAATGCCAAAGATTTTGGTGTTCCACAAAATAGGGCAAGAATGTTTGTAATAGGAATTAAGGATCAAAATGATTTCAGTCTAGATAATATTAATATAGATTTGAAATATAAAATGCAAGATTTTCTAATAGATCACTGCTCTTTCGGGAATTTTACATATGATAAATCCGGAGAGTTAGTTATTCATAATAACCCAGGTGAAATAGGATCCCGTTATTATTTATCGGAGAAAATAAAAAAATATGTTTTAAAATCAGGTACGAAAAGTTTTTATCAAAAACCTGTGATTAATAAAGAAATCGCTAGAACAATTTTATCAACTATGGGAAATTGTCATAGAGCTGGTATAGATAATTATGTAGATCACGATGGCCAAATTCGAATGTTATCGGAACGAGAAGCTCTAAGATTAATGGGTTTTACTGATGATTTTCGAGTCGTTGTATCAGTTGCTCAAATGTACAAACAAGCGGGAAATTCGATAGTGGTTGATGTACTAATCGGTATTGTTAGAGAATTATTTAATCAAAATATTCTATAG
- a CDS encoding Z1 domain-containing protein, whose amino-acid sequence MDISNIKYAKIRDWIKQSRKRGLSWDKIELLNQSSIEEFLSKLNVNKIEQYWDIDIETWHLIVNDEKIAEMESLTAEIIGVPTIVAEDPQNYLDLPLSNDENSLWNLYSNKLREKKFKERTIRNIEESSRSILVQLKDKTEEDRPVKGLVVGNVQSGKTANMAALIAMAADIGFNFFVVLSGTIDKLREQTQDRLYGDLDLNSNLQIQLLTNLSSKTASPFRLQDLKFEKKSKKRYLYVCLKNQAVLKNLNQWINKDQLSKEGIKLLVIDDEADQAGINTLDIDSDERTKINKLIIDLVANRNYKSEKQPKSFGAVNYIGYTATPYANILNEAKPESLYPSSFIATLAVSDEYFGPQQIFGLDDSNLLGLSIVNKIDINDVKLIKKDDPNFDSELPPSFKESVMWFYCSVAALRLSGYKKPLSMLIHTSQKQKDHSDIYQRLKEWIKKESNRIDDFIFKMKKVWDQQTKQFNKSYLRLQYPKYGVLDKEINDYPNFDDFKIELKSLIDQQPCNIELDYDNDKLVYTTGMHLCIDNCKYNGVDFNGRHFRLAYPDPKNCSITAPAFIVIGGSTLSRGLTLEGLVSTYFLRTTKQADTLMQMGRWFGYRHNYELYPRVWLTDNAIIQFKYLSNLDFKLRNELSFMEKMGLSPLDYAPRVIFDPDLAIIQITSKNRMQGVEEVDADFSGYQAQTTVFYKDIRTLEKNIQSTESFIKTLGNPILNNPVNIHAKDAYIWKNVNHTKVFEYLSNMKYPDHIKLMKGYEGIKEWYIEAKKQDLVQNWNVAISGIQSGKETYISGLKVKKVNRSKVKNSNPDEISIGVLRDSKDILLDIDLDQNPDLINVFKDDSISPLVIREKSCVSKMPQLLIYVIDRDSKAIKKDSQVRLDLNSSVDVIGIFLLLPRISSSNKDQYVRVKIIPNIDFEGVDEDA is encoded by the coding sequence ATGGATATTAGCAATATAAAGTATGCTAAAATTCGAGATTGGATTAAACAATCACGAAAAAGAGGTTTAAGCTGGGATAAAATAGAATTGCTTAATCAATCTTCAATTGAAGAATTTTTATCTAAACTAAATGTTAATAAAATTGAACAATATTGGGACATTGATATTGAAACATGGCATCTAATCGTTAATGACGAGAAAATTGCGGAAATGGAAAGCTTAACAGCTGAGATCATTGGAGTCCCAACCATAGTAGCAGAAGATCCGCAAAATTACTTAGATTTACCTTTATCAAATGATGAAAATAGTCTATGGAATTTGTATTCAAACAAGCTTAGAGAAAAAAAGTTTAAAGAAAGAACAATTCGAAATATTGAAGAATCATCTAGAAGTATTTTAGTACAATTAAAGGATAAAACCGAAGAAGATAGACCAGTAAAAGGTTTAGTAGTAGGTAATGTTCAATCAGGTAAAACTGCTAACATGGCTGCATTGATCGCTATGGCAGCTGATATTGGATTTAACTTTTTTGTTGTTTTATCAGGCACGATTGATAAACTTAGAGAGCAAACACAGGATAGATTGTATGGGGATTTGGATCTCAATAGTAATCTTCAAATTCAACTTTTAACAAATTTATCGAGTAAGACAGCATCGCCTTTCCGTTTACAAGACCTAAAGTTTGAAAAAAAATCAAAAAAGAGATATCTATATGTTTGTCTAAAAAACCAAGCAGTTTTAAAAAACCTAAATCAATGGATAAATAAGGATCAATTAAGTAAAGAAGGCATAAAATTGCTAGTTATTGATGATGAAGCTGATCAGGCAGGTATTAATACATTAGATATTGATAGTGATGAAAGAACGAAAATCAATAAATTGATTATTGACCTTGTAGCAAATCGTAACTATAAAAGTGAAAAGCAACCTAAAAGCTTTGGTGCAGTAAACTATATTGGTTATACGGCAACTCCATATGCAAATATATTGAATGAAGCCAAACCAGAATCATTGTATCCAAGTAGCTTTATCGCTACTCTAGCCGTATCAGACGAGTACTTCGGACCCCAACAAATTTTTGGACTCGACGATTCGAATTTGTTAGGACTCTCAATTGTTAATAAAATCGATATAAATGACGTTAAATTAATTAAAAAGGATGATCCAAATTTCGATAGTGAATTACCACCGTCATTTAAAGAGTCAGTTATGTGGTTTTATTGCTCAGTTGCTGCATTGAGATTATCAGGCTATAAAAAACCTTTAAGTATGTTGATTCATACGAGTCAAAAACAAAAGGATCATAGTGATATTTATCAAAGACTTAAGGAGTGGATAAAAAAAGAATCAAATAGAATTGATGATTTTATTTTTAAAATGAAGAAAGTTTGGGACCAACAAACTAAACAATTTAATAAATCGTATCTACGACTTCAATATCCAAAATATGGAGTTTTAGACAAAGAAATTAATGATTATCCTAATTTTGATGACTTTAAAATTGAGTTGAAATCTTTAATAGATCAACAACCATGTAATATTGAGTTGGATTATGACAATGATAAGTTAGTTTATACTACTGGAATGCATTTATGCATCGACAACTGTAAATATAACGGTGTTGATTTTAATGGAAGACATTTTAGACTAGCTTACCCTGACCCCAAGAATTGTAGTATAACCGCACCAGCATTCATTGTAATTGGTGGTTCGACTTTATCTCGTGGATTAACACTCGAAGGATTAGTTAGCACTTATTTTTTAAGAACAACCAAACAAGCAGACACACTAATGCAAATGGGTAGATGGTTTGGATATAGGCATAATTATGAGCTTTATCCTAGAGTATGGTTGACTGATAATGCAATCATACAATTCAAATATCTTTCAAACTTGGATTTTAAACTTAGAAACGAACTTTCATTTATGGAAAAGATGGGATTGTCACCACTAGACTATGCACCGAGAGTGATATTTGATCCTGATTTAGCAATTATTCAAATTACTTCAAAAAATCGCATGCAAGGAGTTGAAGAAGTTGATGCAGATTTTTCAGGATATCAGGCTCAAACTACTGTGTTTTATAAGGATATACGTACATTAGAAAAAAACATTCAATCAACAGAATCCTTTATAAAAACTTTAGGAAATCCTATTTTGAATAATCCAGTTAATATCCATGCAAAAGATGCATATATATGGAAAAATGTAAATCATACAAAAGTTTTTGAATACCTTTCTAATATGAAATACCCTGACCATATAAAACTAATGAAAGGGTACGAAGGCATTAAAGAATGGTATATAGAGGCCAAAAAACAAGATTTAGTTCAAAATTGGAATGTAGCAATCTCTGGTATTCAATCAGGTAAAGAAACATACATTTCAGGGTTAAAAGTCAAAAAAGTTAATCGTTCAAAAGTTAAGAATAGTAATCCTGATGAAATATCAATAGGAGTTTTAAGGGATAGTAAGGATATACTTCTTGATATCGATTTAGATCAAAATCCTGATCTCATCAACGTCTTTAAAGATGATTCAATTAGTCCTTTGGTGATCAGAGAAAAATCATGTGTATCAAAGATGCCACAGTTATTAATATATGTAATTGATAGAGATTCCAAGGCGATTAAAAAGGATTCACAAGTAAGATTGGATCTAAACTCTTCCGTAGATGTGATTGGTATATTTTTGTTGTTACCAAGAATAAGTTCATCCAACAAAGATCAGTACGTTAGAGTGAAAATAATACCAAACATTGATTTTGAAGGAGTAGATGAAGATGCTTAA